DNA from Rhinolophus sinicus isolate RSC01 linkage group LG16, ASM3656204v1, whole genome shotgun sequence:
GAGGGGGCACATTTCATCACCAACGCCACGCCAAGGGACtcatcctgctgtgggcagacaGCAGGACACGACGAACACTTTAAAAATCGTGGCGAAGTAGGTCACTGATGCTGAATCGATCCTAAAGACGCAGGACCTTTCAACAGTTTTATAGTAACGTTTCCAAAGTGCCAACCTGCCATACACCTGCCTGTTCCTCACCTGAAAGGTTCTGACTCAGGACCTCTTCAGTTATTACCCAGGGCTCTTCTGGCTCCAGCTTGAAAACTGCATCAGGCTTAGTAATTTCACAACCTGTTCACGGAAACACAGGATGTGGATGCAACTGCCTGGGCTGAGGGACTCTTTAGTAAGAAAACTATTTTACCGCAAAGACCATAAATAAGGTAAAGCAAGTGCACACAAATCTTTCAGTTGAGTGTACAAGCCAAAGCCTCTCTGACCCCTGCGGCTTAATTCCCAAATCAGTAAAGACCTCAGAGACCCCACTACTGGGCCCATACTGTGCTGCGTGAGAATGTTCTTACCCAGAAACACGAAATTACtgtagttctccagcatcacatccCGGTACAAGCTCTTCTGGGTGGGGCTCAGCAGATGCCACTCGTCCAACGTGAAAGCCACCGCCACGTCCTCAAACGATATCTAGAGAGGCAGAATCCCTGTTAAAGCTGAAGTGGCTCTTAGGTCCAATGCAGGCTTTCTTCTCTACGGTGCAGGCGGCCCAGCGGTGGCCCCAGTGGCCTCACTCTTGGTGTTCCAGCCTCTCAAATGTAGCCAGACTGACTCAACAGAACAGGGTAGGAGTGAGGGGATGCCACTTCCAAGATTAGCTCCAGAAGACTATGCTTCCATCTTGGGACCCTGTCCTGCTCTCTGGGGGAATCCAGCTGCCATTAGGAGGCAGCCCTGTGCAGAGAGAACTGGGGCCTGCCCACACCCACGTGACCGTGACCGGGCATGACAGGCATGGCCATGTCCTGTCTGCACCTGGAGATGACCCAGCCTTCTCAACCTCTTGACCACAGGTTCATGAGATCCTGAACGAGAACCACATGGGTAAGTGGCTGGCAGTGCCCAACACACAGACATGGAGAGATAAAAGCTTGTGTTTTCAGCCACCAaggtttggggtaatttgttacatagcaatggTGAACTAATGTAATATGCTACTCTTGTGTTATACCTTGAGAAAGATGCAAAAACGTGGTTGAAATGTTTATCATGaattcatccatctatccattgaACAAGAAACTGAAATGGGTTGTCAAAATACGCCATGTTTCTCAAAGAAGGTGGTAATTGGAAACAGTTCTTAGCTGAGCGCCATGGCCCAGCCATGGAGGACCTTCAGAGGTCCGGCCTCTGCCCGCTAAATGACAGTGCTATCTGAGTCACCGTCAAACCCCAATTCACATCTACATGCCTAACACACTGCCCTCCCTCCGGCGGCTCTGCTCCAAGCAGGACCAACTTAGCAGGCTCCTTAGACATCTTCCCGAACACAGAAACTAAGGTCTTCCAAGGCCACAGGCACTAAGGCGTTCCAGAGGCCACAAAGCCCGGGCATGCAGGGCGTGGGGACAGGCACAAGGAAGGAGAGCAGCCATACGCTTTGGAAAAAATGACAATGTTGCAGGACTCATGTTGATTTCTTGACTTCCGATAAAGACAATGATGAGAACAAGGTGATATTAGTGAAAGGTAGACACACAGACGAACGGAATAAAACAGAGAGCCTAGAAACAGACACCCATAAATATGCtcctgatttttgacaaaggtacaaaagcaATTCCATGGACAAAAGAGTCTTTTTAACAAAAGATGCTAGAACCATTGTACACGCATGAGCAAAAGAATAAACCTCACACATACCTCGTGCCGGATGTAAAAATTCCCGCTAAGCGGATCACAGACCTAGACATATAACTTCTAGGAGAaaacctgtgtgaccttgggtttgaCGAGTTTTTATATACAATACCAACACATAGTCAATTTAAGACAAAATTAGTATGTTGGACttctgcaaaaaattaaaaattacttttctgtaaaagacattgtttaaaaaaaagagaaaacgcagcacagactaggagaaaatatttgcaaatcacttgTCTGAGAAAGCATCTCATCCGGAATATGTGAAGAACTCTTAACCCTCAATGAAGAGAGCACCATTAACAATGGGAgctcttcacacacacacttcaccaaagaagatggaGAGACGTGAGATAAACGTGAGAGGATGTTGAGCGGCATCTGTCGTAGGGAGTGAAACTGGAAAGCGATACACTACACACCTATGAGAATGGCTAACAGTTAACACCTAAAACCCTGGCAGTGAGGGGCTACGCAACAGTGCTACTCCGCTGACGGTGAGGACGCAGAATGGCAGCAACTGGAGGGCAGAGTGGGACCCAGACTGGCCACACCGCCCAGCGATCCCGCTGTTTGGTGGCGACCCAGGTAAACTGAAACGCACGTTCCAACCTGTAAGCCTGTGAACACAACGGCTGAAAGCTGGGCGCAACCAAGATGTCTTCAGAAGTGAGTGGGTGAGTGACCGTGCGTCCCTGCAGAGAAACTACTCAGTGACAGCACTCGGCAGTCAGAAGGAACGAACGGCACGGTGGCTCTTGGAGGCACGAATGAAAAATGCCAGTATCACAAGGTCACATACTGAGGATTGtattatgtgacattctggaaaaaacaaaccagCAACAGATGAGCTGGTGCCAGGGTTAGGGACGCAGGAAAACGAGAAGATGGGACGTGCCAAGCAAGTCCTGACTGCTGTGCTGGTCACACAAATTCACACATGCTGTAAAAGTCACAAGGCTTTACGTGGAGCTGTCACTCCCACACCAGGTCTGGTGACAGCCTGCGCAGTGCAGACATGGAAGGAACCGCAGTCCAGGCCACAGGTCCCGGCCCGGCTCCCCTCTGTGCATCCTGGGTGTCCTCACCTGGAGCTTTTCTCAGGCGCCTCTACCGATACCTCCTTCGGGGCTGGCAGGAGGGAAGCCCTGGGGAAACTTCTCCCCATGGTGACTAGTACCCATAGTTTTCTACTCCAGCCCTCCTCCTGACATGATTCCACAAAACTGCCTGAGCCCTTGTTCGGGACGTCCCGGGAGACCCATGTCTGGCTGGATCCACTGACCCAACAGCGTGCCACTCCACGGAGAAACACCAGAAGCGGCACCTTTGTCTGTGAGTGAGGCTCAGGGCCTTTCACTCTGGCTGTGGGTTAACTGGCTCCTCTGACACCTGGCAGCTCAGCTCTCAGCTCAGCTGAGCTGGCGCAGAACTGTGTGTGCAGAAAGGGGAAAGTCAATGTGCTGTATATTAGTGTAAACAACAGAATttgggaaaaaaggaacaaagggagGGCGAGAGAGGCAAGTTAGCCAAGTGTGAAGGGACACTGCAGACTGCTTCCTGAGTTAAGACATATGGAAACAGGGCTGAGGCCGACGCCTGCGTGCCCAGCTATGCCAACAGAAGTAGAAACATGTGCACCTGAGAAGTATCCCAATTCCATCTGTGAGAATACCACTGGGCTGCCTAAAGGCTGCGTAGGTCACCTCTGCCACATGGTTCAGTTTCTTTGCTCAAAGCGGACAGCCTGCCTGTCCTGCAGGGGCACCACGTGGCGTGCTAACCAGGTGTGTGTCAGGGTCCTGACTCAAGCCCTGGGCTTATCCTGGGGACTTGCGAGGGGACCCGCCACAACAGGGCTGCTGGGCACGGTGCCCACAGACACCGACATGTTTCCTTTCTGCGGGATCACCAAGAAATGCTAGCTTCTCAGACCATCCTGGTCAGGTTGGTTATGGCTGCGGGGTCAGCTCAGCAAAGCCTGCAGCTTAACCTAACAGTGAAGGACTCCATTCCTTTCATACCTGTGTTCCAGCTGTGACTTCCGTATGATTCCGTGACCCACTCGTGCTTCTTTTGAAATCCTCTTTCCAAGTTTATATTTCCTACCCCTTAAGTGTACTGAGGTCTTTTCTGCTGATTCTAGATGTTCCGTCAGCCTCATCCCATCCACAGGAAAACCTTCTGGAGAATCAACAACTCACCTGCGACGGAATcattttctgctgctttggggaaTCTGCTGTTCTGGGACTTCTCTCTGTCCTGATGCGCTGAGAGGGGCGTCTGGTTGA
Protein-coding regions in this window:
- the ZNF605 gene encoding zinc finger protein 605 isoform X5, which produces MIPSQISFEDVAVAFTLDEWHLLSPTQKSLYRDVMLENYSNFVFLGCEITKPDAVFKLEPEEPWVITEEVLSQNLSVCQTSFQVPRIEGDFVATGQN